The following are encoded together in the Salvia hispanica cultivar TCC Black 2014 chromosome 6, UniMelb_Shisp_WGS_1.0, whole genome shotgun sequence genome:
- the LOC125192411 gene encoding peptidyl-tRNA hydrolase 2, mitochondrial isoform X1, which produces MSSYRNPSAKKQKHQKRAVLGVSFRPENFIPGLIIGFICGFFLDLAKPAKGPSGRKIGSSPISKNHQQPRIASSNNEEELKMVLVVRQDLKMGSGKIASQCAHAATGMYADLVQSNRSLLRQWELCGQAKIVVTCKNQQEMNKIKDAAETIGLPTFTVADAGRTQVSAGSKTVLAVGPGNKSAVDSVTGKLRLL; this is translated from the exons ATGAGTTCGTATAGGAACCCTTCAGctaaaaag CAGAAACACCAGAAAAGGGCGGTTTTAGGAGTGAGTTTCAGGCCCGAAAACTTCATCCCGGGCCTGATTATTGGCTTCATATGTGGGTTCTTTTTGGACTTGGCTAAGCCCGCAAAAGGCCCGAGTGGCAGGAAAATTGGGAGCTCACCAATAAGCAAAAATCATCAGCAGCCAAGAATTGCGTCTAGCAACAATGAGGAAGAGCTTAAAATG GTCTTAGTAGTTAGGCAAGATCTGAAGATGGGATCCGGAAAAATCGCCTCTCAATGTGCTC ATGCTGCTACTGGCATGTATGCAGATCTCGTGCAAAG CAATAGATCTCTTCTGAGGCAATGGGAGCTCTGCGGCCAAGCCAAGATAGTCGTTACGTGCAAAAACCAGCAAGAAAT GAATAAGATAAAGGATGCTGCTGAAACCATTGGCCTCCCTACTTTCACAGTTGCTGATGCAGGACGAACTCAG GTTTCTGCTGGCTCGAAAACTGTCCTTGCAGTCGGACCTG GGAATAAATCAGCTGTGGACTCTGTAACAGGGAAGCTGCGGTTGCTTTGA
- the LOC125192411 gene encoding peptidyl-tRNA hydrolase 2, mitochondrial isoform X2, producing the protein MSSYRNPSAKKKHQKRAVLGVSFRPENFIPGLIIGFICGFFLDLAKPAKGPSGRKIGSSPISKNHQQPRIASSNNEEELKMVLVVRQDLKMGSGKIASQCAHAATGMYADLVQSNRSLLRQWELCGQAKIVVTCKNQQEMNKIKDAAETIGLPTFTVADAGRTQVSAGSKTVLAVGPGNKSAVDSVTGKLRLL; encoded by the exons ATGAGTTCGTATAGGAACCCTTCAGctaaaaag AAACACCAGAAAAGGGCGGTTTTAGGAGTGAGTTTCAGGCCCGAAAACTTCATCCCGGGCCTGATTATTGGCTTCATATGTGGGTTCTTTTTGGACTTGGCTAAGCCCGCAAAAGGCCCGAGTGGCAGGAAAATTGGGAGCTCACCAATAAGCAAAAATCATCAGCAGCCAAGAATTGCGTCTAGCAACAATGAGGAAGAGCTTAAAATG GTCTTAGTAGTTAGGCAAGATCTGAAGATGGGATCCGGAAAAATCGCCTCTCAATGTGCTC ATGCTGCTACTGGCATGTATGCAGATCTCGTGCAAAG CAATAGATCTCTTCTGAGGCAATGGGAGCTCTGCGGCCAAGCCAAGATAGTCGTTACGTGCAAAAACCAGCAAGAAAT GAATAAGATAAAGGATGCTGCTGAAACCATTGGCCTCCCTACTTTCACAGTTGCTGATGCAGGACGAACTCAG GTTTCTGCTGGCTCGAAAACTGTCCTTGCAGTCGGACCTG GGAATAAATCAGCTGTGGACTCTGTAACAGGGAAGCTGCGGTTGCTTTGA
- the LOC125194393 gene encoding casein kinase 1-like protein HD16, producing MPQLRSGPRRGRRPAVAAPGPDRNKGKARTDKATGRASGKRTAGNRVDDVAGGGADKQKEVLVADSGGGAGGEANVDAVVRETASLKVGEDNNINLEDVEEKKMDECDSGGNGSKGLAADDEESTTPIPERVQVGGSPAYRIDKKLGKGGFGQVYVGRRINPPNPNERNGPGAVEVALKFEHRSSKGCNYGPPYEWQVYGALGGSHGIPRVHYKGRQSDYYIMVMDMLGPSLWDVWSNNSNTMSIEMVACIAIEAISILEKLHSRGYVHGDVKPENFLLGTPGTADEKKLFLVDLGLAVRWRDNSTGLHVDYDQRPDVFRGTVRYASVHAHLGRTGSRRDDLESLAYTLIFLLRGRLPWQGYQGENKGFLVCKKKMGTSPEALCCFCPAPFKQFVDFVVNLKFDEEPNYAKYISLFDGIIGPNPDIRPINTEGARKLVYQVGQKRGRLMMDDDDDEQPKKKVRMGMPATQWISVYNARRPMKQRYHYNVADLRLDQHIEKGNEDGLYISSVASSSNLWALIMDAGTGFRDQVYEVSPHFLHKEWIMEQWEKNYYISAIAGANNGSSLIVMSKGTPYLQQSYKVSESFPFKWINKKWREGFYVTAMATAGTKWAIVMSRGAGFSDQVVELDFLYPSEGIHRRWDSGYRITSTAATWDQTALVLSNPRRKPSDETQETLRTSAFPSVHVKEKWAKNLYIASVCYGRTVS from the exons ATGCCTCAACTGCGTAGTGGACCGCGCAGAGGACGCCGGCCCGCTGTCGCTGCTCCCGGTCCCGATCGGAACAAGGGGAAAGCTCGAACTGACAAGGCAACTGGCCGTGCTTCTGGGAAGCGAACTGCAGGGAATAGAGTCGACGACGTCGCCGGTGGTGGTGCTGATAAGCAGAAGGAGGTTTTGGTGGCGGATTCTGGGGGTGGTGCCGGTGGAGAGGCAAATGTTGATGCTGTTGTGAGGGAAACGGCGTCGTTGAAGGTTGGCGAGgataataatatcaatttaGAGGACGTGGAAGAGAAGAAGATGGACGAGTGTGATAGTGGCGGCAACGGAAGTAAGGGATTGGCTGCTGATGATGAGGAAAGCACTACTCCTATTCCTGAAAGG GTCCAGGTTGGTGGTTCTCCAGCTTATCGAATTGATAAGAAACTAGGGAAAGGTGGATTTGGACAAGTTTATGTAGGCCGGCGAATCAACCCCCCAAACCCAAATGAAAGAAATGGTCCAGGAGCTGTAGAG GTCGCTTTGAAATTTGAGCACCGTAGCAGCAAAGGCTGTAATTATGGACCACCTTATGAGTGGCAAGTTTACGG TGCTCTTGGCGGTAGTCATGGAATACCACGCGTGCATTACAAAGGACGTCAAAGTGATTACTATATAATG GTGATGGACATGCTTGGTCCTAGTTTATGGGATGTCTGGAGCAACAATTCAAATAC AATGTCAATTGAAATGGTCGCATGTATTGCCATTGAAGCCATATCCATTTTAGAGAAGTTGCATTCTAGAGG ATATGTGCATGGGGATGTAAAGCCAGAAAACTTTTTGCTTGGTACACCTGGAACTGCAGATGAGAAAAAACTCTTTTTGGTTGATCTTGGATTGG CTGTTCGGTGGCGTGATAATTCAACTGGTCTTCATGTTGATTATGATCAACGGCCTGATGTATTTAG GGGAACTGTTCGGTATGCTAGTGTGCATGCTCATCTGGGAAGGACTGGTAGTCGTAGGGATGATCTGGAATCTCTTGCTTAtacactcatttttcttcttcgagGTCGGCTGCCTTGGCAAGGCTATCAG GGCGAGAATAAAGGCTTTCTGGTGTGCAAAAAGAAGATGGGAACTTCTCCCGAAGCCCTATGTTGTTTCTGTCCTGCACCTTTCAAACAGTTTGTTGATTTCGTTGTTAACTTGAAGTTTGATGAAGAGCCTAACTATGCAAAATACATATCCCTTTTTGATGGGATTATCGGTCCAAATCCGGACATCAGGCCAATCAACACTGAAGGTGCTCGAAag CTCGTGTATCAAGTCGGTCAGAAGAGAGGAAGGCTTATgatggatgatgatgatgatgagcaACCAAAGAAGAAAGTCCGCATGGGAATGCCTGCTACACAGTGGATTAGTGTGTACAATGCTCGAAGACCAATGAAGCAAAG ATATCATTACAATGTTGCAGATTTAAGATTGGATCAGCATATTGAGAAAGGAAATGAGGATGGACTTTATATCAGCAGTGTGGCCTCTTCTTCAAATCTCTGGGCCTTAATTATGGATGCAGGAACTGGTTTCCGTGATCAAGTTTATGAAGTTTCCCCTCATTTCCTTCATAAG GAGTGGATCATGGAACAATGGGAGAAGAATTACTACATAAGTGCCATAGCAGGGGCTAATAATGGGAGCTCATTAATAGTTATGTCTAAGG GTACCCCATATCTGCAGCAGTCATATAAAGTtagtgagtcatttccattcAAGTGgatcaataaaaaatggagAGAGGGATTTTATGTTACTGCCATGGCTACGGCTGGAACTAAATGGGCAATTGTTATGTCTCGTGGGGCAGGTTTTTCTGATCAG GTTGTCGAGTTGGATTTTCTATATCCGAGTGAGGGTATTCATAGGAGGTGGGATTCTGGCTACCGCATCACATCAACTGCAGCAACATGGGATCAAACTGCCCTTGTTCTTAGCAATCCACGACGAAAACCTTCAGATGAAACACAGGAGACACTTCGGACTTCTGCTTTCCCAAGCGTACATGTCAAg GAGAAATGGGCAAAAAATCTTTACATAGCATCAGTGTGCTATGGGAGAACTGTATCTTGA